The nucleotide window AAGACGACGGCGACGATGAGCACGTTCGTCAGCCACATCCAGAACGCCTTTCACGGCGTCAGCGAGGGCTGGACCTACGAGATGGACGTCTTCTACTCGCACTTCCCGATGCAGGTGCGTGTCGAGGACGGCGACGTCGTGATCCAGAACTTCCTCGGCGAGCAGGCACCGCGCCGAACGCCGATCCGTGGCGACACGACCGTGGAGGTCGACGACGAGCATATCACGCTCTCGGGGCCGAACAAGGAGGACGTCGGCCAGACCGCCGCGGACATCGAACAGCTCACCCGCGTCAGCGGGAAGGACACACGGGTGTTCCAGGACGGCGTCTACATCAGCGGCAAACCGACCCGGGAGGTGAGCGCCAGTGGCCAGTAACGAACGCGAACTCACGGCCATCGACGGCGTCGGCGAGGAGACCGCGGACGAACTCCGTGATGCCGGCTACGAGACGATCGACGATCTCCGCGACGCCGATCAGGACGAACTGAGCGAGGTCGAGGGGATCGGTACCGCACTCGCCGCGCGCATCGCGGCCGACGTCGGCGAGATCGACGTCGACGAGTCGGACGAGGAGACGCCCGAAGAACTGACCGAGGTCAGCGGCGTCGGCGAGGAGAAGGCCGACGCGCTGCGCGAGGCCGACTTCGAGTCGGTCGCCGACCTCGAACGGGCCGAGCAGTCCGATCTGGCCGATGTCGAAGGCATCGGCAACGCGCTCGCAGCGCGGATCAAGGCCGACGTCGGCGGGCT belongs to Halococcus qingdaonensis and includes:
- a CDS encoding 50S ribosomal protein L6, which translates into the protein MTEQRLTIPEGASAETERFDLTISGENGSVTRRLWYPNVSVSVEDDAVVLASDAEDAKTTATMSTFVSHIQNAFHGVSEGWTYEMDVFYSHFPMQVRVEDGDVVIQNFLGEQAPRRTPIRGDTTVEVDDEHITLSGPNKEDVGQTAADIEQLTRVSGKDTRVFQDGVYISGKPTREVSASGQ